Below is a genomic region from Isosphaeraceae bacterium EP7.
TACTCGTCGGACGGGTCGGTCCAGCCCTTAGAACGAGCACCCGATCGGTTGGCCGTCGACGGGTCGTCGAGGCATGACGTCGATGGATCGTTATGATCTGGTGGATTACGGGGGGCGTATGATGCGGCGAGAGCGGGCGGAGATCCTCGCGTCATTCCGAGAGAAGGTCGCGAGAGGCGAGCCGATCATCGGCGGCGGGGCGGGGACGGGCCTCTCGGCCAAGTGCGAGGAAGCCGGCGGCATCGATCTCATCGTCATCTACAACTCCGGTCGGTTCCGGATGGCCGGGCGCGGCTCGCTGGCCGGGCTCATGGCCTACGGCAACGCCAATCAGATCGTACGCGAGATGGCCCCGGAGGTCCTCTCCATCGTCGGGCGGACCCCGGTGCTGGCCGGAGTCTGCGGCACCGACCCGTTCCTGCTCCGCGACCAATTCCTGCGCGAGCTGCGCGACCTGGGATTCGCCGGCATCCAGAACTTCCCGACGGTAGGCCTCATTGACGGCCTCTTCCGCGAGAACCTGGAGGAGACCGGGATGAGCTATCGCCTTGAGGTGGAGCTGATCGCGGCGGCCCGCGCGCTCGACCTCCTGACGACGCCCTACGCCTTCAACCCCGAGGAGGCACGAATGATGGCCGAGGCGGGCGCCGACATCATCGTGGCACATATGGGGCTGACGACGGGCGGCACGATCGGCGCACGTACTGCTCGCACGCTCGAGGATTGCGTCGGCGAGGTGCAGGCGATCGCCGATGTCTGCAAATCTGTCCGGTCCGACTGCCTGGTCCTCTGCCACGGCGGCCCGATCTCATCGCCCGAGGACGCGCAATTCATACTCAGCCGTTGCCATGGAGTCGAGGGGTTCTACGGGGCCAGCAGCATGGAGCGATTGCCGGCGGAAACCGCCATTGCCGAACAGGTCGGGCGATTCACGAAGCTGTCGCTGCCAGGGGCCCGTCCGGTCGCGCGGTGAGACGACCACGTCCGCAGCCCCGTTCCGAATTCATGCGGGAAGGACTTCGACGATGCTCCGCAGCCGTATCGCCTCGGTCGCCCTGGGAATCCTCTCGGCCCTCGCCATCAGCGCATCGGCGGCTGGCCAGGACGTCCCCGCCAGACCGATCGAGGCGTGGGCCGATCCCCACCTAAAGGTCACACGCGGCCTCGTGCTCTGGCTGGATGCGGGCCACCTGAACGCGGCCCGCAAGGCCCTCGGCCGCCCGGAGGCGGCCGAGGGCGCGCGGGTCGACCTCTGGTATGACGCCTCGGGCCACGGCCGGCACCTGGCCCAGACACGAGTCGAGGTGCAGCCCTTCTATCAGGACGGCGCCTTGCGGTTCGACGGCGACGCGAGCCACCTCGAACTGGCCGGGATAGGAGGACGGTTCCGGGAAATCACCCTCTTCGTCGTCGCCGCGCCCCTCGGCAACGCGGGGGGCTTCCGCGCCTTCATGGCGATCAACCAGGAGGGCAAGGATGACTTCACCAGCGGGCTGAATCTCGACATGGGATTCGGGTTTTCGTCGCGATTCGAGACGATCAACGTCGAGGGGAACGGCTTCGGCGGGATGGCCAATCTGATGGCCAGCCCCTCCGATTTCGGCGTCGTCCGGCGGATGACCGTCACCTCGACACCCGGCCCCGGCGGCACGAAGACTTACCTCGACGGCCGACCCGGCGGTTCGCGCGACCGCAAGGATTCGGTCCTCATCGCGGACAGGGTCACCGTGGGGGCCCGCCGGTATGGGGCCGACGCCGTCCGCGGGTTCCTCGACGGCGACATCTTGCAGGTCCTGGTCTACGACCGCGTGCTCGATGAAGCTGAGCGCACACAGGTCGAGGGCTTCCTTGCCGCCCGATATGGCGGGAAGGCCCCGATCGTCCGCCCCGGCCGGCCGGCCGTTGGCAAGCCGCTGGTCTCCGTAGCGAACCCACCCGCGGTTCAGATGCTGGTGCCGGGCTTCTCCGCGCGGGAACTGCCCGTCGACCTGTCGAACATCAACAACATCAAGTATCGGCCGGACGGCAAGCTGGTCGCCCTCGCCTACGACGGGAATCTCTACCTCCTCTCCGACAGCAACGGGACGGGAGTCGAGGACAGGGTCGAGCGATTTTGGATGAACAAGGGGGGGATCAACGCTCCGATCGGCATGGCGCTGACGCCTCCGGGCTATCCCCTGGGCGAGGGCGTCTTCGTGGCCAGCAAGGGGAAGATTTCGCTCATCACGGACGTCGACCGCGACGGCAAGGCCGACCGGGAGATCGTCGTCGCCACGGGGTGGAAGGAACTCCCGCACGGCGTCGACGCCCTGGGCGTGGCGGTTGACGAGGCGGGGGCCGTCTACTTCGGGCTCGGGGTAACGAACTTCACCAACCCCTACCTTGTCGGTGCGTCGGGCGAGGCGGCGTACGACCTGAAGGGCGAGCACGGCACGATCCAGAAGGTCGCGCCCGACTTCGGCAGGCGCGAGATCATCGCCACGGGGATCCGGTTCC
It encodes:
- a CDS encoding phosphoenolpyruvate hydrolase family protein, which gives rise to MDRYDLVDYGGRMMRRERAEILASFREKVARGEPIIGGGAGTGLSAKCEEAGGIDLIVIYNSGRFRMAGRGSLAGLMAYGNANQIVREMAPEVLSIVGRTPVLAGVCGTDPFLLRDQFLRELRDLGFAGIQNFPTVGLIDGLFRENLEETGMSYRLEVELIAAARALDLLTTPYAFNPEEARMMAEAGADIIVAHMGLTTGGTIGARTARTLEDCVGEVQAIADVCKSVRSDCLVLCHGGPISSPEDAQFILSRCHGVEGFYGASSMERLPAETAIAEQVGRFTKLSLPGARPVAR